Proteins found in one Allorhizobium pseudoryzae genomic segment:
- a CDS encoding ribbon-helix-helix domain-containing protein, translated as MQPKRSLQITLPDELAEMVAMKVASGEYASESDVIRDGLLSLVSRDASLERWLKDDVAPVYDRYKADPAKAVSLEDAMHHLKSRIADHGTKSR; from the coding sequence ATGCAGCCTAAGCGATCTCTCCAAATTACCCTTCCCGATGAGCTTGCCGAGATGGTGGCGATGAAAGTTGCCTCCGGTGAATATGCGAGCGAGAGCGACGTGATCCGCGATGGCCTCCTGTCGCTCGTATCCCGTGATGCGAGCTTGGAGCGCTGGTTGAAGGACGATGTCGCGCCAGTCTATGACCGGTACAAAGCTGACCCGGCCAAGGCTGTCTCGCTTGAGGATGCCATGCACCATCTGAAGAGCCGCATCGCGGATCATGGGACCAAGTCCAGGTGA
- a CDS encoding sarcosine oxidase subunit delta, which translates to MASLITCPHCGVRPKEEFAIRGDAVPVRPGPNASDDAWYAYVYVRDNPKGRIREYWHHTGGCRRFLIVERDNVTHEVFSVTDADALARNKSGEVA; encoded by the coding sequence ATGGCAAGCCTGATCACCTGTCCCCATTGCGGGGTCCGCCCGAAGGAAGAATTCGCGATCCGCGGCGATGCGGTGCCGGTGCGCCCGGGGCCGAATGCCTCCGACGATGCCTGGTATGCTTATGTCTATGTGCGCGACAACCCGAAGGGGCGCATCCGGGAATACTGGCACCACACCGGCGGCTGCCGGCGCTTCCTCATCGTGGAGCGAGACAATGTAACCCACGAGGTCTTTTCCGTGACCGATGCGGACGCTCTGGCGCGCAACAAGAGCGGGGAGGTGGCCTGA
- a CDS encoding sarcosine oxidase subunit alpha family protein: MVPYRLSTGGLVNRNQPLSFTFDGKAHRGFEGDTLASALLANGELLVGRSFKYHRPRGIVTAGSAEPNALVTIGTGGRTEPNSRATVAELYGGLTTQSQNRWPSLSFDIGGINSLLSPFLSAGFYYKTFMWPAAFWEKVYEPLIRRAAGLGRLATEADPDRYEKAWAYCDLLVIGSGPAGLMAALAAARAGARVILADEGFRLGGSLLSESVAVGGLPAADFAGTILAELSSLPNVTLMPRTTVFGWYDDMVFGAVEKVQKHVAEPSLDLPVERIWRIVAKRAVLASGAEERPLVFGGNDRPGVMTAQAARTYLNRYGVSAGRKVAIFTNGGSGYGLARDLVAAGVEVTALIDARRESGDLVPDGLRLIRGGAVTATKGHLALKGIIADRSGYEEAIACDALAMSGGWSPIVHLMCQRGAKPVWSEEKQAFLAPEVGAAFVPAGSAAGLADLSACLKDGANKATALCRDLGFAAYEADLPEVEGAYDPDFAALWYVQGSKGKAFVDFQNDVTMADLGLSQREGYRSIEMSKRYTTGGMATDQGKLGNVNTIGIVAGMRGVSPAEIGTTTFRPFYTPVSFGGLAGTSRGEHSRPVRRSPLHGWAAKNGAVFVEAGLWYRSSWFPREGEKTWRDSVDREVRTVRASAGLCDVSTLGKIEIFGAGAAEFLNRVYSNAFLKLPVGKARYGLMLREDGIVYDDGTTSRLSENHYVLTTTTAYAAEVMTHLEFAAQTLFSHLDVRFASSSDQWAQMSIAGPKARIILQRLVEDDLSDAAFPFLAARAVTLKGGLAARLFRISFSGELAFELAVPAGYGEAVADAIMQAGYEEGICAYGVEALNVLRIEKGHVTHNELDGRTTADDVGLGRMMAMQKPDFIGKRLSTRFGLTAADRLQLVGLKPVEADGEIKAGAHLLKENAKPSTVNDQGFVSSACYSPTLGSHIALAMLKSGRERYGEKIVVWDALRDSEILAEVCAPVFVDPDNTKLQA; encoded by the coding sequence ATGGTGCCCTATCGCCTTTCCACCGGTGGTCTCGTCAATCGTAACCAGCCGCTCTCGTTTACGTTCGATGGCAAAGCCCATCGTGGGTTCGAGGGTGATACGCTTGCCTCCGCGCTGCTCGCCAATGGTGAGCTGCTGGTGGGTCGCAGTTTCAAGTATCATCGTCCGCGCGGCATCGTGACCGCCGGTTCGGCGGAACCGAATGCGCTGGTGACCATCGGCACCGGAGGCCGCACGGAGCCCAATAGCCGCGCCACCGTCGCCGAACTTTATGGCGGGCTGACCACCCAAAGCCAGAACCGCTGGCCCTCGCTGTCCTTCGATATCGGCGGCATCAACAGTCTGCTGTCGCCATTCCTCTCGGCGGGCTTCTACTACAAGACCTTCATGTGGCCGGCCGCCTTCTGGGAGAAGGTTTATGAGCCGCTGATCCGCCGCGCCGCCGGTCTCGGACGGCTGGCAACGGAGGCCGATCCGGACCGCTATGAAAAGGCCTGGGCGTATTGCGACCTGCTGGTGATCGGGTCCGGTCCCGCCGGTCTGATGGCGGCACTGGCGGCGGCGCGTGCCGGTGCCCGCGTGATCCTGGCGGACGAAGGCTTTCGCCTCGGCGGCTCGCTTCTGTCGGAAAGCGTCGCCGTCGGCGGCCTGCCCGCGGCAGACTTTGCCGGGACGATCCTCGCCGAATTGTCCTCCCTGCCGAACGTCACCCTGATGCCGCGCACCACCGTCTTCGGTTGGTATGACGACATGGTGTTCGGCGCGGTCGAGAAGGTGCAGAAACACGTGGCCGAGCCGAGCCTCGATCTGCCGGTGGAGCGGATCTGGCGGATCGTGGCGAAACGCGCCGTCTTGGCCTCCGGCGCGGAAGAACGGCCGCTCGTCTTCGGCGGCAATGACCGCCCGGGCGTGATGACCGCGCAGGCGGCGCGCACCTATCTCAACCGCTACGGTGTTTCCGCTGGCCGCAAGGTGGCTATCTTCACCAATGGCGGTTCCGGGTATGGGCTCGCGCGTGATCTCGTGGCCGCCGGTGTCGAGGTGACGGCGCTGATCGATGCGCGGCGCGAGAGCGGCGATCTTGTGCCCGACGGGCTGCGGCTGATCCGTGGCGGGGCGGTGACGGCGACCAAGGGGCATCTGGCGCTGAAGGGCATCATTGCCGACCGCTCCGGTTACGAAGAGGCGATTGCCTGCGATGCGCTCGCTATGTCTGGCGGCTGGTCGCCGATCGTGCATCTGATGTGCCAGCGCGGCGCAAAGCCAGTCTGGTCCGAGGAAAAACAGGCGTTTCTGGCGCCGGAGGTTGGTGCGGCCTTTGTGCCCGCCGGCAGTGCAGCGGGGCTTGCTGATCTTTCCGCCTGCCTGAAGGATGGGGCGAACAAGGCAACGGCGCTTTGCCGCGACCTCGGATTTGCCGCTTACGAGGCGGACCTGCCGGAGGTGGAGGGAGCCTATGACCCCGACTTTGCAGCCCTCTGGTATGTGCAGGGCTCGAAAGGCAAGGCCTTTGTCGATTTCCAGAACGATGTGACGATGGCCGATCTGGGGCTGTCGCAGCGGGAAGGCTATCGCTCGATCGAGATGAGCAAGCGCTATACGACCGGCGGCATGGCGACGGATCAGGGCAAGCTCGGCAATGTCAACACGATCGGCATCGTCGCCGGTATGCGTGGCGTTTCGCCGGCGGAGATCGGCACCACCACGTTCCGTCCCTTCTATACGCCCGTCTCCTTCGGGGGGCTGGCGGGCACATCGCGGGGTGAACATTCGCGGCCCGTGCGCCGTTCGCCGCTGCATGGCTGGGCGGCGAAGAACGGTGCGGTCTTCGTCGAAGCGGGGCTCTGGTACCGCTCCTCCTGGTTCCCGCGCGAGGGCGAAAAGACCTGGCGCGACAGCGTGGACCGCGAGGTGCGCACTGTGCGGGCGAGCGCCGGTCTCTGCGATGTCTCGACGCTCGGCAAGATCGAGATCTTTGGTGCCGGTGCGGCGGAATTCCTCAACCGCGTCTACAGCAACGCCTTCCTGAAACTGCCAGTCGGCAAGGCGCGTTACGGCCTGATGCTGCGCGAGGATGGCATCGTCTATGACGACGGCACCACCAGCCGGCTCTCCGAAAACCACTATGTGCTGACGACCACCACGGCCTATGCGGCGGAGGTGATGACGCATCTGGAATTTGCCGCGCAGACGCTCTTCTCCCATCTCGACGTGCGGTTTGCCTCCTCCTCCGACCAATGGGCCCAGATGTCGATCGCCGGGCCGAAAGCGCGCATCATCCTGCAGCGGTTGGTGGAGGACGATCTCTCCGATGCCGCCTTCCCCTTCCTGGCCGCGCGCGCGGTGACGCTGAAGGGCGGGCTTGCCGCCCGGCTGTTCCGCATCTCGTTTTCCGGCGAGCTGGCATTCGAACTGGCCGTGCCCGCCGGCTATGGCGAGGCGGTGGCCGATGCCATCATGCAGGCCGGTTACGAGGAGGGCATCTGCGCCTACGGCGTCGAGGCGCTCAACGTGCTGCGCATCGAAAAGGGTCATGTGACGCACAACGAGCTGGACGGCCGCACCACCGCCGACGATGTGGGGCTTGGCCGGATGATGGCGATGCAGAAGCCCGATTTCATCGGCAAGCGGCTCTCCACCCGCTTCGGCCTGACGGCGGCCGACCGCCTGCAACTGGTGGGACTGAAGCCGGTGGAGGCCGATGGCGAGATCAAGGCCGGCGCGCATCTCTTGAAGGAAAATGCCAAGCCTTCCACCGTCAACGATCAGGGGTTCGTCTCGTCGGCTTGCTACTCGCCGACTCTCGGCTCGCATATCGCGCTCGCCATGCTGAAATCGGGCCGCGAACGCTATGGCGAAAAGATCGTGGTGTGGGATGCGCTGCGCGACAGCGAGATCCTCGCCGAAGTCTGCGCGCCGGTCTTCGTCGATCCCGACAACACCAAACTCCAGGCCTGA
- the greA gene encoding transcription elongation factor GreA, whose protein sequence is MSVAFTKEDSAETAAETILPDRVVSPHPNLVTEAGLKALERDLAEARAAFEAAQVEEDVNERRRHSAGPARDIRYLVERLRTADLRPAPASKEVVAFGHTVRFEREDGRVQTYRIVGEDEADPKAGSVSYVSPVAQALLGKTVGDVVTVGGQELEILAIT, encoded by the coding sequence TTGAGCGTAGCCTTCACAAAGGAAGACAGTGCAGAGACCGCGGCGGAAACCATCCTGCCGGACCGGGTGGTCTCGCCCCATCCCAATCTCGTCACCGAAGCCGGGTTGAAGGCCCTGGAGCGGGATCTGGCGGAGGCGCGCGCGGCCTTCGAGGCAGCGCAGGTCGAAGAGGATGTCAACGAGCGCCGTCGACACTCCGCAGGGCCGGCCCGCGACATCCGGTATCTGGTGGAGCGGTTGCGCACCGCCGATCTGCGCCCGGCACCGGCCTCCAAGGAAGTGGTCGCGTTTGGCCACACGGTGCGCTTCGAGCGCGAGGATGGACGTGTACAGACCTATCGTATCGTCGGCGAGGACGAGGCCGATCCGAAGGCCGGCAGCGTTTCCTATGTCTCGCCGGTCGCCCAGGCGCTGCTCGGCAAAACGGTCGGCGATGTGGTGACCGTTGGCGGCCAGGAGTTGGAGATCCTTGCGATCACCTGA
- a CDS encoding sarcosine oxidase subunit gamma → MTIAFVHRHVLEDHIIGFETKPNAHHITVPRHPTILTVLAHAGSEAAVGAALAHIEGVSVRVCGPAEWLCVSETVSAEALLRLVREIEGASAFDHSDGRVLLQITGAHVRKILAKCLAVDLHPEAFAIGRSANMLVAHVSGNLIRTADNIFEIIVPRSYAGTVFEELMEMGREFALTAGFAGE, encoded by the coding sequence ATGACCATCGCCTTCGTTCACCGGCATGTGCTGGAAGACCACATCATCGGCTTCGAGACGAAACCGAACGCCCACCACATCACCGTACCGCGCCACCCGACCATTCTGACTGTCCTGGCGCATGCGGGTTCGGAGGCTGCTGTCGGTGCCGCGCTCGCACATATCGAGGGCGTTTCCGTCCGCGTCTGCGGCCCCGCCGAATGGCTTTGCGTGTCGGAAACCGTCTCTGCCGAGGCTCTGCTGCGGCTTGTGCGCGAGATCGAGGGCGCCTCTGCCTTCGATCACAGCGATGGCCGGGTGCTGCTGCAGATCACTGGTGCGCATGTGCGCAAGATCCTCGCCAAGTGCCTGGCCGTCGATCTGCATCCGGAGGCCTTTGCCATCGGCCGCTCGGCGAACATGCTGGTGGCGCATGTCTCCGGCAACCTCATCCGCACCGCGGACAACATCTTCGAGATCATCGTGCCGCGCTCCTATGCCGGCACCGTCTTCGAGGAGCTGATGGAAATGGGCCGCGAGTTTGCGCTGACGGCAGGGTTCGCCGGCGAATAG